Proteins encoded within one genomic window of Streptomyces sp. NBC_01314:
- a CDS encoding DUF5914 domain-containing protein has protein sequence MSPRRPVRRGRYPLSLNRSPVAWERQRPTWHEARPAVIARALKRAQARPSGNWYVVGATRDIRDDRPLARTVSGREVVVWRDADGRLVAGPGVCPHLGAPLKDSPVRCGTLVCHWHGLALTGNSFAGWEPLPAHDDGVLVWVRLDDVGGEPPLAAPVVPVRPARAASVSAVYVGVGTCEPEDVVANRLDPWHGAWLHPYSFVDLTAVDTPAGEEDGFVVDVSFRLAGRLVVPVRAVFTAPEPRTVVMRITEGEGLGSVVESHATPLAPDDRGRPRTAVVEAVVAASDRPGFAVARKAAPLLRPLMRAAAGRLWRDDLAYAERRWHLRSTGRLPY, from the coding sequence GTGAGCCCTCGGCGTCCCGTCCGCCGCGGACGGTATCCCCTGTCCCTGAACCGCAGCCCGGTGGCCTGGGAACGACAGCGGCCCACCTGGCACGAGGCCCGCCCGGCCGTGATCGCCCGCGCCCTCAAGCGCGCGCAGGCACGTCCGTCGGGCAACTGGTACGTCGTCGGCGCGACTCGGGACATCCGGGACGATCGTCCCCTGGCCCGAACGGTCTCCGGTCGGGAGGTGGTCGTCTGGCGCGACGCGGACGGCCGACTGGTCGCCGGCCCCGGCGTCTGCCCCCATCTGGGCGCGCCGCTGAAGGACAGCCCCGTGCGCTGCGGCACGCTCGTCTGCCACTGGCACGGACTCGCCCTGACCGGGAACTCGTTCGCGGGCTGGGAGCCCTTGCCCGCCCACGACGACGGCGTGCTGGTGTGGGTGCGGCTCGACGACGTGGGCGGCGAGCCGCCGCTCGCGGCACCGGTCGTGCCGGTGCGGCCGGCCCGTGCGGCGTCGGTGTCGGCGGTCTATGTGGGGGTCGGCACCTGCGAGCCGGAGGACGTGGTCGCCAACCGGCTCGACCCGTGGCACGGCGCCTGGCTCCACCCGTACTCCTTCGTCGACCTCACCGCGGTCGACACGCCCGCGGGGGAGGAGGACGGTTTCGTCGTCGACGTGTCCTTCAGACTCGCCGGGCGGCTCGTCGTGCCGGTGCGGGCGGTGTTCACCGCGCCCGAGCCGCGTACGGTCGTCATGCGCATCACCGAGGGCGAGGGCCTGGGTTCGGTCGTGGAGTCCCACGCGACGCCGCTCGCTCCCGACGACCGGGGCAGACCCCGGACGGCGGTGGTGGAGGCCGTCGTGGCGGCGTCGGACCGGCCCGGTTTCGCCGTGGCACGCAAGGCGGCTCCGCTGCTGCGGCCGCTCATGCGGGCTGCCGCGGGCCGACTGTGGCGCGACGACCTCGCCTACGCGGAACGGCGCTGGCACCTGCGCTCCACAGGTCGCCTGCCCTACTGA
- a CDS encoding phytoene/squalene synthase family protein, translating to MTARELDAAGITEPALRDAYTRCRRLNARHGRTYFLATRLLPVERRPAVHALYGFARWADDIVDRLDTGVPQHRRAADLALLHTRLERGLRDGDSAEPVVLALADTARRYAIDHQHFSDFMASMRSDLDVTDYPTYEDLRAYMHGSAAVIGLQMLPILGTVVPREDAAPHAAALGLAFQLTNFLRDVGEDLDRGRLYLPADLLGAHGVDRELLSWSRRTGLRDRRITQALRAFEDLTRGVYREAAPGLAMLDPVARPCIRTAFVLYGGILDSVAHDGYAVLHRRAVVPRRRRAAVTVDGLVRLTAARAAVHAGARRTATPTARAARPAAGHLPDGVTASPDPLREEVA from the coding sequence ATGACCGCCCGCGAACTCGACGCGGCGGGCATCACCGAGCCGGCACTGCGCGACGCCTACACGCGCTGCCGCCGCCTCAACGCCAGGCACGGCAGGACCTACTTCCTCGCCACCCGGCTGCTGCCCGTGGAACGCCGCCCCGCCGTGCACGCGCTCTACGGCTTCGCCCGCTGGGCCGACGACATCGTCGACCGTCTGGACACGGGCGTGCCGCAGCACCGCCGCGCGGCGGACCTCGCCCTCCTGCACACGCGCCTGGAACGGGGCCTGCGCGACGGCGACAGCGCCGAGCCGGTCGTCCTCGCGCTCGCGGACACCGCCCGCCGGTACGCCATCGACCACCAGCACTTCAGCGACTTCATGGCGTCCATGCGCAGCGATCTGGACGTCACCGACTACCCGACCTACGAGGACCTGCGCGCCTACATGCACGGCTCCGCCGCCGTGATCGGGCTGCAGATGCTGCCGATCCTGGGAACGGTGGTCCCGCGCGAGGACGCCGCCCCGCACGCGGCCGCCCTGGGGCTCGCCTTCCAGCTGACCAACTTCCTGCGCGACGTGGGCGAGGACCTCGACCGTGGCCGCCTCTACCTGCCCGCCGACCTGCTGGGAGCGCACGGCGTGGACCGGGAGTTGCTGTCGTGGAGCCGCCGTACAGGCCTCCGCGACCGGCGGATCACCCAGGCGTTGCGGGCCTTCGAGGACCTCACCCGCGGTGTCTACCGCGAAGCCGCTCCCGGCCTCGCCATGCTCGACCCCGTGGCACGTCCCTGCATCCGCACGGCGTTCGTGCTGTACGGGGGCATCCTGGACTCCGTCGCCCACGACGGGTACGCGGTGCTGCACCGGCGTGCCGTGGTCCCCCGGCGGCGGCGTGCGGCGGTCACCGTCGACGGGCTCGTACGCCTGACGGCGGCACGGGCCGCGGTGCACGCCGGGGCACGGCGGACGGCAACGCCGACGGCGAGGGCCGCACGGCCCGCCGCCGGACATCTGCCGGACGGCGTCACCGCCTCACCGGACCCGCTGCGCGAGGAGGTCGCGTGA
- the crtI gene encoding phytoene desaturase family protein gives MTRTVPGRTDHVVVVGAGLSGLAAALHLLGAGRRVTLVERDALPGGRAGRLVRGGYRIDTGPTVLTMPELADEAFAAVGENLRDRVELVPLHPAYRALFADGSSLDVHTDAETMEAEVKRFAGAEEAMGYRRLRGWLEQLYRAQMRRFIDTNFDSPFQLFTPDLARLAALGGFGRLDARIARHLRDERLRRVFSFQALYAGVPPARALAAYAVIAYMDTVAGVYFPRGGMHALPQAMADAAAEAGADLRFGQEVIRLERSGDRVTAVVTARQRIPCDAVVLTPDLPVAYGLLGRTPRRPSRIRHSPSAVVLHAGTDRTWPGLAHHTLSFGAAWRGTFEELTRTGSLMSDPSLLITRPTATDPTLAPPGRHLHYILAPCPNTDIGPDAAAWGDLAPRYRDSILRELERRGFDGIADAVEELALVTPADWHARGHAAGTPFSAAHTFAQTGPFRPRNLVRGTANAVLAGCGTTPGVGVPTVLLSGKLAAARITGRHAAPVPRRPRTAPTAPEGTSP, from the coding sequence ATGACCAGGACCGTTCCCGGGCGCACGGATCACGTCGTGGTCGTCGGTGCCGGACTCTCCGGCCTGGCGGCCGCACTGCACCTGCTCGGTGCCGGCCGCCGCGTCACCCTCGTCGAGCGTGACGCGTTGCCCGGCGGACGCGCCGGCCGCCTGGTACGCGGCGGCTACCGCATCGACACCGGCCCCACCGTGCTCACCATGCCGGAACTGGCGGACGAGGCCTTCGCGGCGGTCGGCGAGAACCTGCGCGACCGGGTCGAACTCGTCCCCCTGCACCCGGCCTACCGGGCCCTGTTCGCCGACGGCAGCAGCCTCGACGTGCACACCGACGCCGAGACCATGGAAGCGGAGGTCAAACGCTTCGCGGGTGCCGAGGAGGCCATGGGCTACCGGCGGCTGCGCGGCTGGCTGGAGCAGTTGTACCGGGCGCAGATGAGGCGCTTCATCGACACCAACTTCGACTCACCCTTCCAACTGTTCACCCCGGACCTCGCCCGGCTCGCCGCGCTGGGCGGCTTCGGGCGGCTGGACGCGCGCATCGCCCGCCACCTCCGCGACGAACGCCTGCGCCGCGTCTTCTCCTTCCAGGCGCTCTACGCCGGGGTACCGCCGGCGCGGGCGCTCGCCGCGTACGCCGTGATCGCCTACATGGACACCGTGGCCGGCGTCTACTTTCCCCGCGGCGGCATGCACGCGCTGCCGCAGGCCATGGCGGACGCCGCCGCCGAGGCGGGCGCCGACCTGCGTTTCGGGCAGGAGGTCATCCGGCTGGAGCGCTCCGGTGACCGCGTCACCGCCGTGGTCACCGCGCGGCAGCGCATCCCGTGCGACGCCGTCGTCCTCACTCCGGACCTGCCCGTGGCCTACGGCCTGCTCGGCCGCACGCCGCGTCGGCCGTCGCGGATCAGGCACTCGCCGTCGGCCGTCGTCCTGCACGCCGGCACCGACCGGACCTGGCCCGGGCTCGCGCACCACACGCTGTCCTTCGGGGCCGCATGGCGGGGCACCTTCGAGGAACTCACCCGCACCGGCAGCCTGATGAGCGATCCGTCGCTGCTGATCACCCGCCCCACCGCCACGGACCCGACTCTCGCCCCGCCCGGCCGCCACCTCCACTACATCCTCGCCCCCTGCCCGAACACCGACATCGGACCGGACGCCGCCGCGTGGGGCGACCTGGCTCCGCGCTACCGCGACAGCATCCTGCGGGAACTGGAACGGCGCGGATTCGACGGTATCGCCGACGCCGTCGAGGAACTGGCCCTGGTCACACCGGCCGACTGGCATGCCAGGGGGCACGCGGCGGGCACCCCCTTCTCGGCCGCCCACACCTTCGCGCAGACCGGCCCGTTCCGGCCACGCAACCTCGTGCGCGGCACCGCGAACGCCGTGCTCGCCGGCTGTGGCACCACACCGGGCGTAGGCGTGCCGACCGTCCTGCTGTCCGGCAAGCTCGCCGCCGCCCGGATCACCGGGCGGCACGCGGCACCCGTCCCCAGGCGCCCGCGCACCGCGCCGACCGCACCGGAAGGAACCTCCCCATGA
- a CDS encoding polyprenyl synthetase family protein — MGPSDAKDHPAAASPPGSRAAPRREHAGADPRPGCRSPCPGTQQEGPSHPPPGAGEPHAVDGDVPGAVRRVLEGLLSERTERAAALDPLFAEDMAERVARFALDGGRLMRPRFLWWALRACGGGAAEAEAALRIGAALELIQTCALVHDDVMDGSRLRRGRLALHADIAAQYAEGMDPAHGARFGEGAAILAGDLALAWADDIVAATRTAPATDRVVRELWSTMRTEMVAGQYLDIQGQATSSRSPARAIRAACLKSALYSVERPLALGAALAGADAARTQALCSAGRCVGIAFQLRDDLGDVFGGPRHTGKPTGGDIRAGKPTYLVAMAQARAEAAGDRRALTLLRNSLGDADLSENGLAEVVDVLVRTGARDIVEAKIDRLVARGLRHLESAPLEAEGRLRLRELLHATADGAPTPPPSRGAHAPVDDTPVSPPLGAEGATR; from the coding sequence ATGGGCCCGAGCGACGCGAAGGATCACCCCGCGGCTGCGTCACCGCCCGGATCCCGCGCGGCACCGCGCCGGGAGCATGCGGGCGCCGACCCGCGCCCCGGGTGCCGTAGCCCCTGCCCCGGTACGCAGCAGGAAGGCCCCTCGCATCCGCCGCCCGGCGCGGGCGAACCGCACGCCGTCGACGGTGACGTCCCTGGGGCCGTGCGACGCGTGCTGGAGGGCCTGCTGTCGGAGCGCACCGAACGCGCCGCCGCCCTCGACCCGCTGTTCGCGGAGGATATGGCCGAGCGCGTCGCGCGTTTCGCCCTGGACGGCGGCAGGCTCATGCGTCCGCGCTTCCTGTGGTGGGCCCTGCGCGCGTGCGGTGGAGGGGCCGCCGAGGCGGAGGCCGCCCTGCGCATCGGCGCCGCGCTCGAACTGATCCAGACCTGCGCGCTGGTCCACGACGACGTCATGGACGGCTCCCGGCTGCGTCGCGGACGACTCGCCCTGCACGCCGACATCGCCGCGCAGTACGCCGAGGGCATGGATCCGGCGCACGGGGCGCGCTTCGGGGAGGGAGCGGCGATCCTCGCCGGCGATCTGGCCCTGGCATGGGCGGACGACATCGTCGCGGCCACCAGGACGGCACCGGCCACCGACCGCGTCGTCCGCGAGCTGTGGAGCACCATGCGCACCGAGATGGTGGCCGGGCAGTACCTGGACATCCAGGGCCAGGCCACGTCGTCCAGATCGCCGGCCCGCGCGATCCGCGCCGCCTGCCTGAAGAGCGCCCTGTACTCGGTGGAGCGTCCACTGGCCCTCGGAGCGGCTCTGGCGGGCGCGGACGCCGCGCGGACCCAGGCCCTGTGCTCGGCGGGCCGCTGCGTCGGCATCGCCTTCCAGCTCCGGGACGACCTCGGCGACGTCTTCGGTGGCCCGCGGCACACCGGCAAACCCACCGGGGGCGACATCCGGGCGGGCAAGCCCACCTATCTGGTCGCCATGGCCCAGGCCCGCGCCGAGGCAGCCGGCGACCGGCGTGCCCTCACCCTCCTGCGGAATTCGCTCGGCGACGCCGATCTGTCGGAGAACGGTCTCGCCGAGGTCGTCGACGTCCTCGTCCGCACCGGTGCACGCGACATCGTCGAGGCGAAGATCGACCGGCTGGTCGCCCGGGGCCTGCGCCATCTGGAGTCCGCCCCGCTGGAAGCGGAGGGCCGCCTGCGACTGCGGGAGCTGCTGCACGCCACGGCCGACGGCGCGCCGACGCCACCGCCCTCCCGCGGCGCACACGCTCCCGTGGACGACACCCCGGTCTCGCCCCCGCTGGGCGCCGAAGGGGCCACCCGATGA
- a CDS encoding lycopene cyclase family protein: MLEADVAIVGAGAAGLSLAHRLSLSAPDSPRLSVILMDAPPGPLHPPSRTWCFWEKGPGPYDTALSAAWRRLRVRTPEGRIIEEDIAPLTYKMLRSDDFEELVTRRLARSDEVRRLEAAVETVNDIVGGAEIHARTGQGVPVTVRVRWVFDSRPLGSLPAARTTLLQHFHGWFVRTEQPVFDRDTVEFMDFRVPQPPGGLAFGYVLPTDSRQALLEYTEFSGAVLSHDAYDTALRHYTGEVLRLGGFEVVSTETGVIPMTDARFDRRSGPSVFRIGTAGGATRPSTGYTFSAIQRQTRAVAAALRAGRHPLPPPAHKARSRAMDAVLLRALDSGRVDGAAFFARLFSRLPMERLLRFLDGETRLHEDLALGIHTPVLPMLRSAAELSWLPRRPAPRRTFGQPFPDRDPDRP; this comes from the coding sequence GTGCTGGAGGCTGACGTGGCCATCGTGGGCGCGGGAGCGGCCGGGCTGTCCCTCGCCCACCGGCTGTCACTCAGCGCCCCCGACAGCCCCCGCCTGTCAGTGATCCTGATGGACGCCCCACCCGGCCCGCTGCATCCCCCGAGCCGCACCTGGTGCTTCTGGGAGAAGGGGCCCGGTCCCTATGACACCGCCCTGAGCGCCGCCTGGCGGCGACTGCGGGTGCGTACTCCCGAGGGCCGGATCATCGAGGAGGACATCGCGCCCCTGACGTACAAGATGCTCCGCTCCGACGACTTCGAGGAACTCGTCACGCGCCGACTGGCCCGAAGCGACGAAGTCCGCCGCCTGGAGGCCGCGGTCGAAACAGTGAACGACATTGTTGGGGGTGCCGAGATCCACGCCCGGACCGGCCAGGGCGTCCCCGTGACCGTACGCGTCCGCTGGGTCTTCGACTCCCGGCCTCTCGGGAGCCTGCCTGCCGCCCGCACCACTCTCCTGCAGCACTTCCACGGCTGGTTCGTCCGCACCGAGCAACCGGTGTTCGATCGCGACACGGTGGAGTTCATGGACTTCCGGGTCCCGCAGCCGCCCGGCGGACTCGCCTTCGGCTATGTCCTGCCCACCGACAGCCGCCAGGCGCTCCTGGAGTACACCGAGTTCTCCGGTGCCGTCCTGTCCCACGACGCCTACGACACCGCGCTGCGCCACTACACCGGGGAGGTGCTGCGCCTCGGCGGCTTCGAGGTCGTCTCGACCGAGACCGGAGTGATCCCCATGACCGACGCGCGCTTCGACCGCCGGTCGGGGCCTTCGGTGTTCCGTATCGGTACGGCGGGCGGCGCCACACGGCCGTCCACGGGCTACACCTTCTCCGCGATCCAGCGGCAGACACGAGCAGTCGCCGCCGCGCTGCGGGCCGGCCGGCACCCGCTGCCTCCCCCCGCCCACAAGGCCCGCTCGCGCGCGATGGACGCGGTACTGCTGAGAGCCCTGGACAGCGGCCGGGTCGACGGCGCCGCGTTCTTCGCGCGGCTGTTCTCCCGGCTCCCGATGGAGCGGCTGCTGCGCTTCCTGGACGGTGAGACCCGCCTCCACGAGGACCTCGCCCTCGGCATCCACACGCCCGTGCTGCCGATGCTCCGCTCCGCCGCGGAACTGTCCTGGCTGCCCCGCAGGCCCGCCCCACGCCGCACCTTCGGCCAACCGTTCCCCGACCGTGATCCCGACCGCCCATGA
- a CDS encoding methyltransferase domain-containing protein, with translation MTLLRDEDLAAAFDHASRSYDTLVAANPGYHAHLRRSARRLGLPRGGAGLRVLDLGCGTGASTAALSAVLPGAEITAVDASAGMLERAARKPWRDGVSFVRAPAERLVKAGVEGPFDAVFAAYLFRNVTDPDAVLSTVRDVLAPRGRLAVHEYTLSGRATHRAVWTGVCRGVVLPVAAILGDGGLYRHLWRSVVEFDTADAFAARVRSHGFEAVRVLPLPGWQTGITHTVVARRPATTEDGR, from the coding sequence GTGACGCTGCTCCGCGACGAGGATCTGGCCGCCGCGTTCGACCACGCCTCTCGTAGCTACGACACACTGGTGGCCGCCAACCCCGGCTACCACGCCCATCTGCGCCGCTCGGCGCGCCGCCTCGGCCTGCCCCGAGGTGGCGCCGGCCTGCGCGTCCTGGACCTCGGCTGCGGCACCGGCGCGTCCACCGCCGCGCTCTCCGCCGTTCTCCCCGGCGCCGAGATCACCGCGGTGGACGCCTCGGCAGGCATGCTGGAGCGGGCGGCCCGCAAACCCTGGCGCGACGGGGTGAGTTTCGTGCGCGCGCCCGCCGAACGTCTGGTGAAGGCCGGTGTGGAGGGGCCGTTCGACGCGGTGTTCGCGGCCTATCTCTTCCGGAACGTCACCGATCCCGACGCCGTCCTCTCGACGGTGCGCGACGTACTGGCGCCGCGGGGCCGCCTGGCGGTGCACGAGTACACCCTCAGCGGCCGAGCCACGCACCGCGCCGTGTGGACGGGGGTGTGCCGCGGCGTGGTCCTGCCCGTCGCCGCCATCCTCGGCGACGGTGGCCTGTACCGCCATCTGTGGCGCAGCGTGGTGGAGTTCGACACCGCGGACGCCTTCGCCGCCCGGGTCCGCTCCCACGGCTTCGAAGCCGTCAGGGTGCTGCCCCTGCCGGGATGGCAGACCGGCATCACGCACACGGTCGTCGCTCGTCGACCGGCCACCACCGAGGACGGCCGATGA
- a CDS encoding FAD-dependent oxidoreductase, with protein sequence MRAPRRTDPMRPGRDRRARRLDAVPGAPRCTGGRPPTTAVVGGGIAGLAAATALAERGTRVTLYEREPTLGGRLAGWPTVLSDGTTVTMSRGFHAFFRQYYNLRGLLRRTDPGLTRMRGLPDYPLRHVDGLDDSFRHVPRTPPWSALGFVALSPAFGLRDLFRINPVAALPLLDVRVPEVHTRLDDVSARDFLDAIRFPEAAQHLAFEVFSRSFFADPRELSAAEMVLMFHIYFLGSAEGLLFDVPVEPFPTALWDPLADYLRGHGADLRAGTPVEMIEPTPDGGFLVAAGQEEQRHDTVVLALDTVGLRSLVGRSPRLADAAWRERVATLRGAPPFLVSRLWLDRPVAADRPGFLGTSGYGTLDNVSVLDRWEGEAARWAARAGGSVVELHAYALPDRSPHDVEQKHLLEQLHRVYPETREATVLDERHEWRADCPLFPVGEYDSRPTVRTSDPGLVVAGDLVRTGLPVALMERAATSGFLAANALLERWGVGGQTLWTVPDRGRGPLLRRLARLG encoded by the coding sequence ATGAGGGCTCCCCGGCGCACCGACCCGATGAGGCCCGGCAGGGACCGGCGGGCCCGCAGACTGGACGCCGTCCCGGGCGCCCCGCGCTGCACGGGCGGCCGTCCCCCGACCACCGCCGTCGTCGGGGGCGGCATCGCCGGACTGGCGGCCGCGACGGCCCTCGCCGAACGCGGCACGCGGGTCACGCTCTACGAACGGGAGCCGACCCTCGGCGGACGCCTGGCCGGCTGGCCGACCGTTCTGTCGGACGGCACCACCGTCACCATGAGCCGCGGCTTCCACGCGTTCTTCCGCCAGTACTACAACCTGCGCGGACTGCTGCGGCGCACCGACCCCGGTCTCACGCGTATGCGGGGGCTGCCTGACTATCCCCTACGGCACGTCGACGGCCTCGACGACAGTTTCCGGCACGTCCCGCGCACCCCGCCGTGGAGCGCGCTCGGATTCGTCGCCCTGAGTCCTGCCTTCGGCCTGCGGGACCTGTTCCGCATCAACCCGGTCGCCGCGCTGCCCCTTCTGGACGTCCGGGTCCCCGAGGTCCACACCCGTCTCGACGACGTCAGCGCCCGCGACTTCCTCGACGCGATCCGTTTCCCCGAGGCCGCACAGCACCTCGCGTTCGAGGTGTTCTCCCGCAGCTTCTTCGCCGACCCCCGCGAACTGTCCGCGGCCGAGATGGTACTCATGTTCCACATCTACTTTCTCGGCTCGGCGGAAGGGCTCCTGTTCGACGTACCCGTCGAACCCTTCCCCACCGCCCTGTGGGACCCCCTCGCGGACTACCTGCGCGGCCACGGAGCCGATCTGCGCGCCGGGACCCCGGTCGAGATGATCGAGCCCACGCCCGACGGCGGCTTCCTCGTCGCCGCCGGCCAGGAGGAACAACGTCACGACACCGTCGTCCTGGCCCTGGACACGGTCGGCCTCCGCTCCCTCGTCGGACGCTCCCCGCGGCTGGCCGACGCCGCGTGGCGCGAGCGGGTGGCGACCCTGCGCGGCGCGCCGCCGTTCCTGGTCTCACGCCTGTGGCTGGACCGCCCCGTCGCCGCCGACCGTCCCGGCTTCCTGGGCACCAGCGGCTACGGCACCCTCGACAACGTCAGCGTGCTCGACCGCTGGGAGGGCGAGGCGGCGCGCTGGGCCGCCCGCGCCGGCGGATCCGTCGTGGAACTGCACGCCTACGCCCTGCCCGACCGCTCGCCCCACGACGTCGAACAGAAGCATCTGCTGGAGCAGTTGCACCGCGTGTATCCCGAGACACGCGAGGCGACCGTGCTGGACGAACGGCACGAGTGGCGGGCCGACTGCCCGCTGTTCCCGGTCGGCGAGTACGACAGCCGCCCCACGGTTCGCACCAGCGACCCCGGACTGGTGGTGGCCGGGGACCTGGTCCGCACCGGCCTCCCGGTCGCCCTCATGGAGCGCGCGGCCACCAGCGGGTTCCTCGCCGCCAACGCGCTGCTCGAGCGGTGGGGAGTGGGCGGCCAGACGCTGTGGACCGTGCCCGACCGTGGCCGCGGCCCGCTGCTGCGCCGCCTCGCGCGACTCGGATGA
- a CDS encoding S8 family serine peptidase yields the protein MLVRRTRRAAKPTERRPARVGLVAATALALAALGTGPATAADAPTGIIQGAGAQGAIAGSYLVVLDKDAALSASAKGRAVAEEYGARIERTYTAALNGYAVGLSEAQATKLAADPDVEAVVQNRTFTIATTQPNPPSWGLDRIDQAAVPLDRGYTRDDTEGEGVTAYVLDTGVRVSHADFGGRAFDGYDAIDKDNIAQDGHGHGTHVAGTLAGTVYGVAKKAKVVAVRVLNNQGSGSTAQIVAGIDWVTANAVKPAVANMSIVGPGDVAMDTAIRNSIASGVSYAVAAGNDSRDAANGSPARIAEAVTVGATTNTDARASYSNYGSALDLFAPGSAVVSDWPTSDSAANSLSGTSMASPHVAGAAALYLADHPAATPAEVQSALVGSATTGVVTGPGSGSPNRLLRVGPGTAVAPPAGPRFENPTDHAIRDFATVDSPITVTGVTGNAPSLLQIPVAIQHTFVADLEIKLIAPDGTVYDLKARSTGGSDQNVNATYVLNASAEAAAGTWVLRVTDRSLFYGGTLTSWSLQF from the coding sequence ATGTTAGTGAGACGTACGAGGAGAGCGGCGAAACCGACGGAGCGCAGGCCGGCCCGCGTCGGTCTGGTCGCCGCGACGGCGCTCGCCCTGGCCGCTCTCGGCACGGGCCCCGCCACCGCCGCCGACGCACCCACCGGCATCATCCAGGGCGCCGGGGCCCAAGGCGCGATCGCCGGCAGCTACCTCGTCGTCCTCGACAAGGACGCCGCCCTCTCCGCGTCCGCCAAGGGCAGGGCCGTCGCCGAGGAGTACGGCGCCAGGATCGAGAGGACGTACACGGCCGCGCTCAACGGCTACGCCGTCGGGCTCTCCGAGGCGCAGGCCACGAAGCTGGCCGCCGACCCGGATGTCGAGGCCGTGGTGCAGAACCGGACCTTCACGATCGCCACGACCCAGCCCAACCCGCCTTCCTGGGGCCTGGACCGCATCGACCAGGCGGCCGTCCCGCTGGACCGGGGCTACACCCGCGACGACACCGAAGGAGAGGGTGTCACGGCGTACGTCCTGGACACCGGGGTCCGCGTCAGCCACGCCGACTTCGGCGGGCGCGCGTTCGACGGCTACGACGCCATCGACAAGGACAACATCGCCCAGGACGGCCACGGCCACGGTACCCACGTAGCCGGAACACTCGCGGGCACCGTGTACGGCGTCGCCAAGAAGGCGAAGGTCGTCGCTGTGCGGGTGCTCAACAACCAGGGGTCGGGCTCGACCGCGCAGATCGTCGCAGGCATCGACTGGGTGACGGCCAACGCCGTCAAGCCGGCCGTCGCCAACATGAGCATCGTCGGTCCCGGGGACGTCGCGATGGACACCGCGATACGCAACTCCATCGCCTCCGGCGTGAGCTACGCCGTGGCCGCCGGCAACGACTCGAGGGACGCCGCCAACGGCTCCCCCGCCCGCATCGCCGAGGCCGTCACCGTCGGCGCCACCACCAACACCGACGCCAGGGCCTCCTACTCCAACTACGGCAGCGCCCTCGACCTGTTCGCTCCCGGCTCCGCCGTCGTCTCCGACTGGCCGACCAGCGACAGCGCGGCCAACTCGCTCTCCGGCACATCGATGGCATCACCGCATGTCGCCGGAGCCGCCGCCCTCTATCTGGCGGACCACCCCGCCGCCACCCCGGCCGAGGTACAGAGCGCACTGGTCGGCTCCGCCACCACCGGTGTGGTCACCGGTCCGGGCTCCGGCTCCCCCAACCGGCTCCTGCGCGTCGGCCCCGGCACCGCCGTCGCTCCGCCCGCCGGGCCGCGCTTCGAGAACCCCACCGACCACGCGATCAGGGACTTCGCCACCGTCGACTCGCCGATCACCGTCACCGGGGTCACGGGCAACGCGCCATCACTCCTCCAGATCCCGGTGGCCATCCAGCACACCTTCGTCGCCGACCTGGAGATCAAACTGATCGCGCCGGACGGCACCGTATACGACCTCAAGGCGCGCAGCACAGGAGGCAGCGACCAGAACGTCAACGCCACCTACGTCCTGAACGCCTCCGCTGAGGCCGCAGCCGGCACCTGGGTGCTGCGCGTAACGGACCGAAGCCTCTTCTACGGGGGAACGCTGACCTCCTGGAGTCTGCAGTTCTAA